One Diospyros lotus cultivar Yz01 chromosome 1, ASM1463336v1, whole genome shotgun sequence genomic window carries:
- the LOC127800100 gene encoding uncharacterized mitochondrial protein AtMg00860-like, with amino-acid sequence MLKKFELLKVAFHGHIISAEGRAIDPTKIKAVQNWQAPKTIREIQSFLGLAGYYRRFVEGFSKISAPLTRLIQKEVKFEWDEKCEQGFQELKARLTTAPILAMPTELGKYVVYGDASVIGLGCVLMQYL; translated from the coding sequence aTGCTTAAGAAATTTGAGTTGTTAAAGGTAGCATTTCATGGACATATAATTTCTGCTGAAGGTAGAGCTATCGATCCAACAAAGATAAAGGCGGTTCAGAATTGGCAAGCACCCAAGACCATCAGAGAAATTCAGAGTTTTCTTGGACTAGCTGGATACTACAGAAGATTTGTGGAAGGATTCTCAAAGATATCTGCTCCACTTACCCGATTGATTCAGAAGgaagttaaatttgaatgggaTGAAAAGTGTGAGCAAGGCTTCCAAGAGCTTAAGGCCCGATTAACCACGGCACCGATCTTGGCGATGCCAACGGAGTTAGGAAAATATGTGGTGTATGGTGATGCTTCTGTAATAGGTTTAggatgtgttctaatgcaatacctgtaa